The Calliphora vicina chromosome 3, idCalVici1.1, whole genome shotgun sequence genome contains a region encoding:
- the LOC135955131 gene encoding polycomb protein PHO-like: MEHFDNSNPLVIKQEKSDDPNYTCKTNKERKERMNEKLKKSQTTKRWKQTNVLIRITQDEFNVTLWSALNSEDEEDNEDNIGNELDHVAMKNESTSLESNEMLRSSELELEEQRVNQLLMAESSSNLHMHDGLSPAEYVLVPDPFTGDIVEEVETANESIIENIETEEAFLSSTSNDFSSNQDPYQLADDQNTEADLQDSFIHAPTVFSNTLICQQPFPAVESSVKLKSMPSRKAMSTNIKKSFCGTSQTALNTNSATTSASAPPYTTVAAASGTVTVVRCTFRNCNKEFRNHSAMRKHSATHGPRVHVCAECGKSFVESSKLKRHQLVHTGEKPFECTFEGCGKRFSLDFNLRTHVRIHTGDRPYHCPVEGCHKCFAQSTNLKSHMLTHSNPKRKWPRTVNNKPLLAHGSLELGENPDLLYLETNEQYTTILDNS; encoded by the coding sequence ATGGAACACTTTGACAACAGTAATCCTCTGGTGATCAAACAGGAAAAGTCTGACGACCCTAATTATACGTGTAAAACAAATAAGGAACGAAAAGaaagaatgaatgaaaaattaaaaaaatcacaaacaaCAAAACGCTGGAAACAAACAAATGTGCTCATACGCATTACACAAGATGAATTCAATGTTACCTTATGGTCTGCTCTAAATTCGGAAGATGAAGAAGATAATGAGGATAATATTGGGAATGAGCTCGATCATGTCGCAATGAAAAATGAGTCAACATCCTTAGAATCTAATGAAATGTTGCGATCGAGTGAATTGGAATTGGAGGAGCAACGTGTCAATCAACTTTTAATGGCCGAATCTAGTAGTAATTTACACATGCATGACGGTCTATCACCGGCGGAATATGTTTTAGTTCCCGATCCATTTACGGGCGACATTGTCGAAGAAGTGGAGACGGCTAACGAGagtattattgaaaatattgaaactgAGGAGGCTTTTTTAAGCTCTACATCAAATGACTTTAGTTCAAATCAAGACCCATATCAATTAGCCGATGATCAAAACACGGAAGCAGACTTACAAGACAGTTTTATTCATGCTCCAACTGTCTTCAGCAACACATTAATATGTCAGCAGCCGTTTCCAGCAGTGGAGTCTTCGGTCAAACTGAAAAGCATGCCTTCGAGGAAGGCAATGagtacaaacataaaaaaatcgttCTGTGGTACGTCTCAAACTGCTCTAAATACAAACTCAGCAACAACATCTGCGTCTGCACCACCCTATACTACAGTTGCAGCTGCTTCAGGGACTGTAACAGTTGTTCGCTGTACATTTCGAAACTGCAATAAAGAGTTTCGCAATCATTCAGCCATGCGTAAACACTCCGCCACACATGGTCCACGAGTTCATGTGTGTGCTGAGTGTGGCAAATCATTCGTAGAAAGTTCAAAATTAAAACGTCATCAATTGGTACATACGGGAGAAAAACCGTTTGAGTGTACATTTGAAGGTTGTGGCAAAAGGTTTTCCCTTGACTTCAACTTGCGTACCCACGTTCGAATACATACGGGCGATCGACCTTACCACTGTCCGGTCGAAGGTTGCCACAAGTGTTTTGCCCAGTCAACCAATCTCAAGAGTCACATGTTAACCCATTCAAATCCAAAACGTAAGTGGCCCAGAACAGTCAACAATAAGCCCTTGCTAGCTCATGGTAGCCTCGAGTTGGGCGAAAATCCAGACTTACTGTATTTGGAAACTAATGAACAATACACCACCATTTTAgataattcataa